The Vibrio gazogenes DNA segment CTCAGTACTATCTCCAACTGGAAGAATGATATGTTCTCACCCGATCAGGCGAAGGCGAGTGCCAGAGGTGAACAGGAGCAATTATTTGCTTTTTGTTATGAACGCTATCAGAACCAGATGAAAGCCTATAATGCACTGGATTTTGATGACTTGATTCTGATGCCCGTCGGGTTACTGAAGAACAATGAACAAGTCCGCCAGCATTGGCAGTCGAGAATACGTTACCTGCTGGTGGATGAGTATCAGGATACCAATACCAGTCAGTATGAGTTGGTTAAGCTGCTGGTGGGAGAGCGTGGTCGGTTTACGGTTGTAGGTGATGACGACCAGTCGATCTATTCATGGCGGGGGGCCAAACCTCAGAATCTGGTGTTATTGGGAGAAGATTATCCCAACTTACGACTCATTAAGCTGGAGCAGAATTATCGTTCGACCAATCGGATTTTGCATTCAGCTAATATTTTGATTGCGAACAATGCGCACGTCTATGAGAAGAAGCTCTTTTCTGAACTGCCGGATGGTGAACAACTGAAAGTCATCATGGCCAATAATGATGAGCATGAAGCAGAACGTGTCACGGGTGAGATTATTGCCCACAAATTTATCAATCATACGGAATATCGTGACTATGCCATTCTCTACCGCGGTAATCATCAATCCCGTTTGATTGAGAAAAGCCTGATGCAGAACCGCGTGCCTTACAAAATTTCAGGGGGGACGTCTTTCTTTGCCCGAGCTGAGATCAAAGACATCATGGCGTATTTACGGGTATTGGTGAATCCTGATGATGACAATGCTTTTCTGCGGATCGTTAATACACCGCGCCGTGAGATTGGTCCTGTGACACTGGAGAAGCTAGGCAGTTATGCCAACATGCGTGGTAAAAGCCTGTTTGAAGCCAGTTTTGAAATCGGGCTGGAACAGCACCTGACAGGAAAGGGGTTGGAACATTTAAGGCGTTTTACGCAATGGCTGGTGCGGTTATCGGATCAGGCCGAGCGGGGAGATACGGTTGAAGTCACGCGATCACTGGTGCGCGATATTCATTATGAAGATTGGCTGTATGAAAACTCGTCAAGCCCGAAAGCAGCGGAGATGCGAATGAAAAATGTGTCTGATCTGTATTCATGGATTGTCGCGGATTTGGAGGGCAATAACCCGG contains these protein-coding regions:
- the rep gene encoding DNA helicase Rep — encoded protein: MKLNPRQDEAVKYISGPCLVLAGAGSGKTRVITNKVAYLVQQCGYKARNIAAVTFTNKAAREMKERVAQTLGKKESRGLMVSTFHTLGLNIIRREYKALGLKAGFSLFDDQDQLALLKALTEKQIDGDKDLLRQLLSTISNWKNDMFSPDQAKASARGEQEQLFAFCYERYQNQMKAYNALDFDDLILMPVGLLKNNEQVRQHWQSRIRYLLVDEYQDTNTSQYELVKLLVGERGRFTVVGDDDQSIYSWRGAKPQNLVLLGEDYPNLRLIKLEQNYRSTNRILHSANILIANNAHVYEKKLFSELPDGEQLKVIMANNDEHEAERVTGEIIAHKFINHTEYRDYAILYRGNHQSRLIEKSLMQNRVPYKISGGTSFFARAEIKDIMAYLRVLVNPDDDNAFLRIVNTPRREIGPVTLEKLGSYANMRGKSLFEASFEIGLEQHLTGKGLEHLRRFTQWLVRLSDQAERGDTVEVTRSLVRDIHYEDWLYENSSSPKAAEMRMKNVSDLYSWIVADLEGNNPDQEKKTLKEVVQRLTLRDMMERGEENDDSDAVQLMTLHASKGLEFPYVYLIGAEEGILPHQTSIDEDNIEEERRLMYVGITRAQKEMTFIVCKERRQYGELIRPTHSRFLDELPYDDVTWEQKKKELSPQERMEKGQAHIANLRAMFKKDS